A single genomic interval of Helianthus annuus cultivar XRQ/B chromosome 13, HanXRQr2.0-SUNRISE, whole genome shotgun sequence harbors:
- the LOC110897930 gene encoding NAC domain-containing protein 7 — protein MNNFSHVPPGFRFHPTDEELVDYYLRKKIASKRIDLDVIKDVDLYRIEPWDLQELCKLGTEEQNEWYFFSHKDKKYPTGTRTNRATKAGFWKATGRDKAIYSKHNLVGMRKTLVFYKGRAPNGQKSDWIMHEYRLETNENNTTQEEGWVVCRVFKKRMTTVRRMEEHDSLCWFDDQASFMPNFESPRRISHPYTSNSSYHHQFAAKPELYQSHYNLPQDHPFLQLPQLESPKIQHPLAANIQPTTQQLNINLLYGNNDEQDPHVTDWRVLDKFVASQLSNDQESSNPPPSSLQMAEHMNLLLSESKSDEMASECASISTSSCQVDLWK, from the exons ATGAATAACTTTTCACATGTTCCTCCTGGTTTTAGATTCCATCCAACGGATGAAGAACTTGTAGATTACTACCTCAGGAAAAAAATCGCATCAAAACGAATTGATCTTGATGTAATTAAGGACGTTGATCTCTACAGAATTGAGCCATGGGATCTTCAAG AATTATGCAAACTAGGAACCGAGGAGCAAAATGAGTGGTATTTCTTTAGCCACAAGGACAAAAAATACCCGACAGGAACTCGCACAAATAGAGCCACCAAAGCCGGCTTTTGGAAAGCCACCGGAAGAGACAAGGCCATATACTCCAAGCACAATTTAGTTGGCATGAGAAAGACCTTGGTCTTTTACAAAGGACGAGCTCCCAATGGACAGAAATCAGATTGGATCATGCATGAGTATAGACTAGAAACAAATGAAAACAACACTACTCAG GAAGAAGGATGGGTTGTATGCAGGGTATTCAAGAAGCGAATGACAACTGTACGTAGGATGGAAGAGCATGATTCGTTATGCTGGTTTGATGATCAAGCCTCATTCATGCCGAATTTCGAATCACCAAGAAGGATAAGCCATCCTTACACTTCAAACAGTTCATACCACCACCAATTTGCTGCAAAACCCGAGCTCTATCAATCGCATTACAACTTGCCTCAAGATCACCCCTTTCTTCAACTTCCACAATTAGAATCTCCCAAAATTCAACATCCTCTTGCTGCCAATATCCAGCCCACAACTCAGCAGTTGAACATCAACTTGCTTTATGGTAACAATGATGAACAAGATCCTCATGTGACTGATTGGCGTGTACTTGACAAATTTGTTGCTTCACAACTTAGTAATGATCAAGAATCTTCCAATCCTCCCCCGTCATCTCTTCAAATGGCTGAACATATGAACCTACTTTTAAGCGAGTCTAAGAGCGATGAAATGGCTTCAGAATGTGCTTCAATATCCACCTCCTCTTGCCAGGTTGATCTTTGgaagtaa
- the LOC110897929 gene encoding uncharacterized protein LOC110897929: MGSPSEESFTEIYRRYFSPDEDAAEEEAVTSACTFVLQTFAHIRPPPPPRPILRRTYILRDREAANERLMKDYFDAAPVHGPNVFRRRFRMSQRLFLRINNDLENTYDFFKQRMDARGYLGFTSIQKVTSALRVLAYGNTYDINDEYLKMAEKTTRDTLEHFCYGICQLYGKRYLRNPTWNDLQKIYEVHLEKHGIPGMIGSLDCRQWRWYNCPTAWRGQHTRGDQKGPTLVLQGVASYDLWVWSAFFGVAGCFNDINTLEASPLIEGYISGTIPKAGFHANGNDYEHGYYLGDGIYPEYSIIVKTFSETFVEKRKYFKKLQESSRKDIERCFGVLQQRWHFIRNPCRMWHKDKIRMAMYACIILHNMIIEDDGKAICQNYIPEDLVELPQATTEERLANAQLLRSREIHNTLKADLVEHAWAIRPIRSNNDDDEDSEEEVGEEFEDGNFEDVGLDAGENEEEEGENEDDTEE; the protein is encoded by the exons ATGGGTTCTCCGTCGGAAGAGTCTTTCACCGAAATTTACCGAAGATATTTTTCGCCCGACGAAGACGCGGCCGAGGAagaagcggttacgagtgcatgtactTTTGTGCTACAAACATTTGCGCACATTCGGCCACCTCCCCCTCCACGACCCATCTTGCGACGCACCTATATCTTGCGAGATCGTGAAGCCGCGAacgagcgtttgatgaaagactattttgacGCGGCACCGGTTCACGGACCGAATGTTTTTAGACGACGTTTTCGTATGAGCCAAAGGTTATTTTTGCGCATTAACAATGACTTGGAAAATACGTACGATTTCTTTAAGCAAAGAATGGACGCACGAGGATATCTAGGCTTCACCTCAATTCAAAAGGTCACATCCGCCTTACGCGTATTAGCATACGGAAACAcgtacgacatcaacgacgagtatttgaagatggcggagaaaacaacccgagataccttggaacatttttgctatg gaatatgccagttatatggaaaacgttatttgagaaaccccacttggaacgaccttcaaaaaatatatgaggtgcatctagaaaagcatggaatacccggcatgattggtagcttggattgtcgccaatggcgttggtataattgtccaaccgcatggcgaggtcaacatacgcggggtgatcaaaaagggccaactttggtattacaaggtgttgcgtcatacgacctttgggtttggtcggccttCTTTGGTGTAGCCGGGTGTTTTAACGATATTAATACGTTAGAGGCTTCACCATTAATCGAGGGCTACATTTCTGGAACTATACCAAAGGCCGGCTTCCATGCAAACGGGAACGATTACGAGCATGGCTACTACTTGGGCGATGGTATCTACCCCGAGTATTCGATTATTGTTAAAACGTTTTCTGAAACTTTCGTTGAAAAAAGaaagtattttaaaaaattacaagagtcttcgagaaaggacatcgagaggtgttttggggttctacaGCAACGATGGCATTTTATCAGGAATCCTTGTCGCATGTGGCATAAGGATAAAATACGAATGGCCATGTATGCTTGCATCATTTTGCATAATATGATCATTGAGGATGATGGAAAAGCGATATGCCAAAACTATATTCCCGAAGATTTGGTCGAACTACCCCAAGCGACAACGGAAGAGAGACTCGCAAATGCTCAACTACTCCGATCTAGAGAAATACATAACACGTTGAAGGCGGATTTGGTTGAGCATGCTTGGGCGATTCGCCCAATTCGATCAAACAATGATGACGACGAAGATTCCGAGGAAGAAGTGGGGGAGGAATTCGAAGACGGGAACTTTGAAGACGTAGGTTTAGATGCTGGagaaaacgaagaggaagaaggagagaacgAAGATGACACCGaagaataa